In Exiguobacterium sp. 9-2, the genomic window TCTTCGAGTTCAGCAACGACGGCGGCTACATCAAGTGGGCGGTCCAGTTCGTAGACGACTTCCCGCGCCAAAACGATTTTTTCAAGTGTTGTCTCCAAGTAATGCATCGCTTGTTGAAACGAGGCTTCAAAGGCTTCATTTCCATCCCGAGATAGACGTAAACGCGTGACGCCTGTCGAAGTCGGTGTTTGCGGTTGATTAACTTTGGCGAAATCAAGTGCGAGCTGATTTAAGATTGAATCGACTTGATCCATCGGTTCAACACGGGCAAAGATCGTCACGCGTGTCTTACCATCTTGCTCTAAGAATAAAAACTTCGGAATCGTCATCGAAGCGTCTCCAAAGGAAGACCAGCGATAATCCGGTTGGTTAAGTTCAGTGAAAGAGAATCCGCTGAACGCAAATAAATCATGACCGACATGGTCGCGATTCACATTTGTCCATTGCGATTGAATTCGTAAAAAACGATCCGTTCCTGAAGCCTGAAGTTGTTGTACGATGCCAAACCCAATGGCCCGCATCGAGCGATCAGGTGTCGCGAAATAAAATCGTTCCTCGATACCCTGTTCGAGAGAACGCATGTCAGTTGCTTCGATTTCCCATGAATACGAAGCAAGTATAGGTCGTTGTGAGGCATTCGCCTGACTGACGGCCTGTTCGATACACTGTTTTAGCTCTTGTTGAGCGTAAGCCATACCGCTCATTGCCCCCTAGTCTGTAGATACTGTGATATGTTTCACTTATTCTAAGTGTAAACTTTTTGCGGACAAAAAAGAAGGAATAAGCTATCTTGGATTGAACATTGACATCAAAAAACGAAACCCGCTACACTTAGACAGGAAAGGGGTTATTATATGAATAAATCAATCGCTGTCTATTGGCGAATGACACGACCGCATACACTGACAGCAAGTTTTGTTCCGGTCGTCGTCGGTACGGCAGTTGTCGCACCACGTGTGGAATCGATACGCTTGGATTTGTTCGTAGCGATGTTAATCGCATCGATGTTGATTCAAATCGCAACGAATCTGTTCAATGAATACTACGATTACAAACGTGGTTTAGATACAGAGGAATCGGTCGGAATCGGTGGATCAATCGTACGTGATGGATTCAAGCCAGGTACGATTCTTGCATTTGCACTTACGTTGTATGGCATTTCCGCACTACTCGGTGTGTATCTATGCATCGAGACTTCGTGGTGGTTGCTTGTCGTAGGACTCATCTCGATGTTCGTCGGATATATTTACACCGGAGGACCACTACCGATCGCGTATACACCGTTTGGGGAAGTGGTTGCTGGCTTTTTCATGGGATATATCATCATTGCGATCTCCGCCTACTTGCAAATTGGTTATGTACCAACGGAAGCCATTGCGATTTCGATACCTGTTGCCATCTTGATCGGTTCAATCCTGCTTGCAAATAACATTCGGGACTTGGATAATGACAAGGTCAACGGACGAAAAACGATTGCCTGTCTTGTAGGGCATCGCCGTGCCGTGTACGTTTTGATCGGATTTTTTGCGGCAGCTGTCCTGTCACTCATCATTGCTGTAATGGCATTCGAAGTCTCTTGGTTTGCCTTACTTGCGTTGTTAAGTATTCCGCTCATGATTAAAACGGTCCGTCTCTTCTGGGAGGACTTGCCACCAGAACAACTGATGCCTGGTATGGCGCAGACTGGCAAAGTAAATACGATTTTCGGATTATTACTCGCAATCAGTCTCGTGATTGCGAACATCTAAATTCAAACAAAGCAGCAGGCGATTCGCTTGCTGTTTTTTTATGAGAAGATAGCGAACAGTTAGAAAAAAAGTGCTTCGGTTGTCACTGATTTAAAATTTTACTATAATTGAAGCAATGTGCCTGAAAGATCAATTCAAGGATCGGGAATCAGGAAATATGGTTAGAGGTGGAACTGGAATGAATAAAATCGCGGTAATCGGAAAAGTATTCGTCGACATAAAAGGAACTTCGTTCGCTCCTTTGCACAAGGATGCGAAAAACGTAGGAGACATCACGTTTTCGAATGGAGGAACAGGACGCAACGTAGCACAAAACTTAGCCGTCCTCGGGAATGAAGTTCGCTTTATCTCGACGGTTACGAATGATCAGATTGGCGTGGGAGTGCTCGATGAGCTGAAATCTTACGGTGCGAATGTGGATCATGTCGAAATGTTAGAAGATCATGGAATGGGTATGTGGCTAGCGGTCATGGATAACGAAGGTGACTTGCAAACCTCAATCTCGAAACAACCGGATGCGAAGTTGCTCGAAGAGGCGATTTTACGTCAATCAATCTATGCGCTCGATGGAGTCGATGCCGTTGCCATCGATCTTGATTTGTCTGTTACAGTCTTGGAACGTTTGATTCATCTATGTCGCAAAATGGAGTTGCCATTGTTTGGTGTTTGTGGTCACTTGAGCGTCATTGAACGGAATCGTCATCTGTTACAAGGATTCACTGGATTCATTTGCAGTCGCGAAGAAGCAGAAATTTTGTCTGATCTGTCAATCGTGACGGTAGAAGATGCGATTCATGTAGCAAATGAGCTAGCGAAAAAAGGTGCTCCATTCACGGTCGTGACGATGAGTGAACTAGGGGCGGTCTACGTCGATCGTCGTACGGCGACGTCAGGTCATGTTGGAACGAAAAAAGTAAAAGTCGTCGACTCAACGGGAGCAGGCGATTCCTTCTTCTCTGCTGTCTTATCTGAATTGACAAAAGAAAAACCAGCAGAAGAGGCATTAAAGCTTGGCATGAAAATCGCGGCAGAAGTCATCGCTTCGACAGAAAACGGATTGGTTCCAGAAATGCTGGATGCCATTCAATGAATTAATTTTGAAAAGGGGTGGCGTCATGCCGATTCAACGAAGTGCGATCATTTTACGAAATGAACAGGATGAAATTGCGTTGATTCGACGGGATAAACCGAACGAAACGTATTATGTCTTTCCAGGCGGTGGAAAAGATGATGGAGAATCACTAGAAGAGACAGCGATTCGTGAAGCACATGAAGAACTTGGTGTCGACGTGGAGTTGAATGGCATTGCTGCCATCGTCCGTTTTAACGGATTCGATAACCCTTATTTTTGGGCGAAAGCAATTGGCGGTCGCTTTGGAACAGGTATGGGTGAAGAATTCGAAGAGGAAGGGTCTGGTTATACACCAGTCTGGATTAAACGATCCGAGTTGCCGTCATTGCCGATTCGTCCACCGTCTCTTGCCAAACAATTGGCAGAAATGACAGAACCGTTCTATAAATTGATTCTTTCTGAAAACGAATGAGGTTTTAGTTGAAATAAAATGGGAAAAGTATATTAAAACAATGAGGTGGTCTTTGACTGCCTCTTTTTCATGAAGGAGAGATGACGATGGCGCATTCACGCGATCCTAAAGGGCTTGCCTTGAACTTAAAGCAGCGAATGTCCGATCACAACATTACGGATTATGCAGGGACACTCGCCTATTACTGGTTTTTATCCATTTTCCCAGGTATCATTTTCGTCATTTCCGTCCTGTCGTTCTTTGATATTGATCGTCAGACACTTGAGTCGCAAATCCGGGACTTAGCACCGGGTGGGGCCGTCAATACATTCACGGATACGATTTTTCAAGCCATCAAGGATCCGCAGGGGGGATTGTTATCGATTGGTGCGATTCTTGCCATCTGGTCCGCTTCAAAAGGTGTCGATCGCTTGATCACGACAGCGAACCATGCCTATGGTGATTTCTCGCCACGTGGTTTTGTCGCAGCACGCGGGATTGCTTTACTACTAACGATTGTTCTCGGAATCGGGATGTTATTATTGATTGTCTTGAACGTTCTTGGTGGTCCAATCATCACGTATCTTGCGAATTTCGTTCTCCCGATCGATATGGGGCAAAAAATCTTATTAACGGTCTTGCGTTACGTCGTTTCAACGATTCTATTGATTGGTATACTGTCGATCTTTTACCGCGTCGCACCAAAGCGCCCGATTACCTTTAAGGAAGCGATCCCAGGAGCCGTCTTTGGTGTCATCGTCTGGCAATTACTATCGGTCGGATTTGGATTCTACGTCTCGAACTTCTCAAACTACAATCAGACGTACGGTTCACTCGGTAGTGTCGTTATCTTGTTATTATGGCTTTATTTCACAGGATTGATCATCTTACTTGGTTCTGAATTGAACGCGTCATGGGAACGATTCATGAAAAAAGCGGATCCGAAGAAGATGGAAGAAAAGCGCTTGAAGGAACAAGCAGAACTCGATTCGATTCCGACGAATACGTTCGGATGAAGAGACGAAAAACGTCTGATTGCCATGCGGCAGTCAGACGTTTTTTTTAATGATTAAGCGGCTAATCGTTTTTCGGATACACGCTGTGGGAGAGTTGGTAAAGCATCCTGTTGAAGAAGACGTAAGCCATTCAGGATGACAAGAATCGTCGATCCTTCGTGTCCGACGACAGCGAACGGCATGATTAGGAACTGTGACAAGTTGGATGCGATCAATAGAAGGATGACACCGATCGCAAGCGTGATGTTTTGTTTGACGATCCGGTTCATCTTCCGGGCTTTATGCACGGCGTAGGCAAGACGACCTAAATCGTTTTTCATCAAGACAACGTCAGCAGTCTCAAGCGCAGCATCCGTTCCTTCACCCATTGCAATCCCGACATGTGCCAGTGCGAGCGCCGGAGCATCATTGATACCATCACCGACCATCGCAACGGTCCGACCTTCTGTTTGGTATTGCTTAATATAGCGCACTTTATCTTCCGGTAAGCATTCAGCGACGAAGTCCGTTAAACCCGCTTCACGCGAGATGGCTGCTGCCGTGACCGGATTATCACCTGTCAACATGATCGTCGCGATGCCGAGATCGTTTAAAGCGGCGATTGCTGTTTTAGCTTCCGGACGAATCGTATCACGTAATGCATAAAGTGCTACGATTTGTGATCCATTGCTGACATAAACGATTGTATGCCCTTGTTCTTTCAGTGACTGTTCAATCGTGACGAATGGATCGTCTAGACCTTCGTGGAATGCTCGCTTGCCAATGCGATACGTGACGCCATCGACAGTTGCTTCAATCCCGTATCCTGTCACATCTTTGAACGTTGACGGTTCGCGAACATCGGTTTTTAAGTGATCAACGATCGCTTGTGCGAGCGGGTGATTCGACTGGGCTTCAATGGAAACAACCGCTTGTTCGACGGCTCGGATATCGATACCTTCCGCGTACCGACTTTCAGTAACGACGGGTTTACCTGTTGTCAGAGTCCCTGTTTTATCGAAGACGATCGTGTCGACTTGTCCGAGTGTCTCGATATGTGCTCCACCTTTGAAGAGAACGCCATTTTTCGCAGATGCGGCGATTGCGGACAAGGCAGCAGGGGTAATCGACGCGACAAGCGCACAAGGCGAAGCAACAACGAGTAAAATCATCGCCCGATAAATGCTTGTCTCGAATGTCCAGCCGACGACGTAATGAGGAAGGACCATCATCAGGGCAACGACGAGGAGGACGATTTTGACATAACGACTTTCAAATCGTTCGATGAACTGAGCAGAGGGAGACTGCTCACTTTGTGCGTTTTGGACCATATGAATGATTTTTTGGAACAATGATTCATCAGCGGCTTTCGTCATTTCAATCGTCAAGACGCCATTCATGTTGACGGTCGAGTTATAGACGGTATCGCCCGTTTGTTTTTCAACAGGAATCGATTCGCCTGTAATCGATGCTTCTTCGATTGCTGCTTGACCACGAACGATGACACCATCGACCGGAATGCGTTCCCCGGGACGAACATAGACGAGGTTACCGATTACTAGTTGCTCGATTCCAACGACTTCAAGTTGTCCGTTTGCATTCAGACGCGTTGCTTCCTCTGGCTGTAAGGACATTAAACTTTGTAACGCCCGTTCATTTTTATTCATCGTATAGGTTTCAAGAGCACCGGATAACGCGAAGATGAAGATAAGGATCGCACCTTCCATCCAGTAGCCGATGGCAGCGGCACCGATGGCAGCTAAAATCATCAACAATTCGACGTTCAACGTTTTTTCTTGATACGTCTCCGTCAAGCCTTCCTTTGCTTTCGCATATCCTCCAATCACATATGCTGATAAGTACAACGTGACATAAACGGCAGACGCCGTATTGAATTTTTCGAGTCCATAAGCAACTAAAATCAATATTCCGCTAAACAATGCTAGAATCAATTCGTGATGCTCATCCCAAGCATGACGGAATACGGAACGCTGTTGAACATCGGTAGTAATGGAAGTCATCATATTAAAACTCCTTTCAAAATGTAAATGAGAAATGAAATCATTATAGAAAGAGAATGAGAATGTGATATATCAATGAGTTTAACTGATTGATAATGAGTTTCATTGTCTCTAGATTATAATTATTATTATCTGTAGAATTACTATACCATGCTTCAGTGAAAAGGAACAGGAAAGGAACCAGAAAGATGCAAAAAATTTTAACCCATCGGATTGGTCTCGTCGTCTTTGCATTATTGACGACCTTTTTGTGGGGAAGTGCGTTTCCCTTCATTAAGAAAAGTTATGAATTATTACAGATCACGTCTTCTGAATACGGGGAGCAACTATTGTTTGCGAGCTATCGCTTCTTTTTAGCAGGGGTGTTGCTACTTGTCGTCAGTGTATTCGTCTTTAAACAAACGATTACACTGAAGAATCGGACCTATGCCTATAGCCGTCTTGGTTTCTTTTTGACGTTCTTGCAGTATGTCTTTTTCTATATTGGTCTCTCTTTATCAACCGGTGTGCAAGGATCAATCATTGCCGGCTCGACTTCGTTCTTCCAAATGTTACTGGCTCATTTCCGGTACGAGGACGATCGATTGAATCGATTCAAAGGACTTGCCTTATTCCTTGGGTTTACAGGTGTCATCTTGGCCAACTGGCCGCAAGGTGGGCAAGGTGTCTCATTTGGTCTTGGAGAAGGATTATTGATTGCGGCAATGGTTTCCGGAGCATTCGGTAACTTGATCGCGAAAGAATACTCAGCACGTTATCCGGTGGCACCGATGACAGGATGGGCGATGGTCATTGGATCAATCGGTCTCTTCATCGCGGGCGTCGTTCTCGATGGTCACGTTGCACCGTTTACTTTTTCGACTACGAGTGCCTGGATGCTTGTGTATCTTGCTTTTTTATCCGCGACTGGATTTACGCTTTGGAATCTACTGATGAAATATAATCCAGTCAGTAAAGTATCGTTGTTTATGTTCTTCGTACCAATCTATGGTGTCAGTTTATCTGCTTTGATTCTGGGTGAGACGATTCCACCTCAAGCGTTGCTCGGTTTACTCTTCGTCATCGGAGGTATCTTAGTCTCGACATACTTACCAGTGTGGTTTCAAAAGCTAGGTTGACGAAGATTCAGAATCGTGTAAAAATAGTTTCAATTAAAGTAACTCCAATCGTTCGTTGCTTAAGCCGACCTGTTCGGCTTTTTTCTGTACGGTCATCAAAAGACCGATTCGGCCTTGTCTGAAAGGCTAGTGCGACTATAAAACGGAAGGAGATGAAAACGAATGGAACGGAATGAGATCGTTCGAAAGATCATTGCCACTCGTCGTCCACGTGATGAGTTTGCTCGGTTCGTCGTGACGTGCGTCAGTCAGCAGTTAAAGGAAACCCACGGAGATGTCGATGTGGAGATCATCGAGGCGGAGAGAGGTTACGATTCAGTGTGGTCAATCAACGGTCGAGAGGTCGTCGTGTTGCTTGAGACAGAAGAGTTGAAGCGTGCAAAGGAGCAACCGTATGCAATCGACGATAAGCTCTGGCGGAGTTTTCGACAAGAAGGAATCGTGAAATAAAAAACGGATCTTGCGCATCGATGGCGCAAGGTCCGTTTTTTTAGATTTCGGGTGTCTCGTGACGTTTTGCATACCGCAATAGAAGCGCAAGCGTCGTTAAGACAAGAACAAATAAACTGAAATACAGCATGGAAGGAAGTGTAACGAACAAACTACCAGCGATCGGTCCGAGAATCGAACCAAAACTGAAGGCAATCCCTGCAAGTAAGTTACCGGTTGGTAAAAGATGACGTGGTAACTGTTCTGTCATATAGGCAACACCGAGCGAATAGGTCGAGCCGAGTGCCATCCCACTGACGGCAAAAATCGCGAACAACCAACCGTAACGTTCGAAGACGAAGCAAGCAGTGAGAAAAGCGACGGAACCAATCGACAGTACAGTGACTAGCGTCCGACGTTTTCCGAAGTGATCGGCAAGTCGCCCGAGTGGTAGCTGCATGATCAATGAGCTGACGACAAATGTCGTGATTAAGGTACTTGTCTCGGATAAACCATATCCGTTACGCGTCGCAAAAACGGGAAAACTGGCATTCAGTGTGGCTTCGAGAAAACCGTATGTAAAACCAGGAAGTAATGTAAACCAAGCAGTCGATAGGACGAGTCGATACCGTGAAGCAGCACTTTGTAGTTCCTCTGGCATGACGGACGATGGTTTTTCGTTCGGTATACGGAATAGTAAAATTAGAACGATGACAGTTAAAGTCCCTGTTAACACGAACGGTAACCAATCGATCACATCGACGAGCGGTGCAGCAAGAGGACCTAAGGCAAAACCGAGACCGAATGCCATCCCGTATAACGACATCGTTCGTCCTAACCGTTCGTTTGGTGTAATGGACGTTACCCAGACTTGTGAACCATAATGTAACGTCTGATCACCGAAACCGACGAGGAAGCGGAGAATTACCCAAGCGATAATGCTTGGGAGTAATGGGAATAAGAAGACAGCCACTGCGACAAGGGCAAGACCGAATGAGATGACAGGAATATAACCACGCCGTCGTAACGGACCTTCCATAAGAGGTGCGGCAACGATGACACCGATATAGAGGACGGCGGCACTGAGTCCGTTAATGAAAGCAGATGTCCCTTGACGTTCTAACAAGATGGACAGTAATGGAATCAGTAATCCTTGTGTGAAACCGGAAATGAAGACGATCGATAAGATGAGAGTAAAACGACGTGACACAAGTAACGACGACCTTTCTTTTTTCTTTTAGCATAACACGCCCCGGACTTCGAAAAGGGAGACCGGGGCGTGTTTCATTTATTTTCTTGTTCAAACCGTGTCGGACGAGGCATGTGCAGGAGATGTTCATCCCAATCCGTCTGATCAAAGACTTCATCATGTTCAATGCTATGTGAAGCACGAATACCAACCATCATGATGAACAGAACCATACTGAACGTGCCGATAATTGCGATAATACCTACAAGCCATTCCATCCCGGTCACCCCTTTTAGAAAACAAAATGCGTCTACTTTGTGACATTTTTCCCGGGATGGCATCGTTCAAAACCTATTTTTCATTTTTAAAGCCGACTAGTTTGTTTTTTGAAATCAATCTCAGGGTAATAAGCATTCTTCACAAGCGCGTTCGGTCCAAGGCACTGCACTGCAGGACAGTGACACGACAAACTTTTATTCAGCTCTGTCTCTTGCCACTGGGCATACGCATCATTGAAGGACGTCTCGTGAATCGTACCGAGCGAAGCGAGTTCGTCACCGAAATCGGTTACGATGATTTCACCGTCGAAGATGTTGACGTTGAGACGGGAACGACCATCTGGGTCATTTCGGACCGATACGTTTTTCTCCTGACGCAAGCGACGATGCAGTTCTAAATCTGCCTCCTCCATTGAACAAGCATAGAAGGGGAGTGTTCCGAACAACATCCAGACGTTCGGATCCCGGACGTCAAGCAAACGATGGATTCCATTGCGAATTTCGGATAAGCTAGCGGCTTCGATCATCGACGCGAAGTCAGCTGGGTACATTGGATGCACTTCGTGACGGACACAGCCCATATCGACGATTTCTTTATGGATCGCTTCAAGATGTGGCAACGTCCGTTTATTGATCATCGTTTCGGCAGACACGATGACACCACGTGCATTCAAGACACGAGCATTCTCTTTCATCGTTTCAAATAGTTTCGTTCGTGCTTCACGTGACGGTTTTCGCTCCATCATCGCAAAGCCACCATCGATGAAATCATCGGCTGTTCCCCAGTTATGTGAGATATGCAAGACATCGAGATAAGGGATAATTAATTCATAACGAGATAATGGAAGTGTTAAATTTGAGTTGATTTGGGTTTTAGCGCCACGTTCGTGGGCATACTTAAGTAAAGGGACGACGTACTCCTTGACGGACTTCATTGAAAGCATCGGTTCGCCGCCTGTAATGGAAAAGGCGCGTAGGTGTTCGATTTCATCCAGACGTTGAATAAGCAGTTCGACAGGGATTTCAGGTGACTCGCTACTGGATAACATGTAACCAACGGCACAATGTTCGCAGCGCATGTTACACAGTTTTGTCGTCGTGACTTCAATGTTCGTCAAACGGACCGTGCCGTATTGTTCAATGTCGCGATAAGCTTCCCACGGATCGTTCGCGATCGTGATGGGTGATGAATGTGACATAGATACTCCTCCTTTTTAGTGCTCCACTTCGTATCGTATGCTAAAATAACGTCGGAATCCAGCGGAAGAAAGGAAGTCTGAATAATGGGAAAAGCAAGAACTGATAAACTTGGTCAAATGAATGTGCTAAAATCAAGAATGCAGCTTCTCTGTCATACAATCGATTCACTCGATGAATCATCAGATATCGAAGATTTGGAACGACTGATCGTATCACTAGATCAACTCAAGGCGAAAGTCGTTCGGTATGCGAAAGATATGAAAGAACAAGAAGAAACGAAAAAAGCGGTAGATTGAGACCGCTTTTTCATTTGCGTAAAGAGAAAGGATGAAATCAATGGCAACAAAAATCAAATTACAGACAGGTGAGGTCCGTTCGGTCACTTGTCTACGGATGGGCATCAACGGTGAAGGGATCGCGACGCTCGAGCGACAAATCGTCTTCATCCCAGGATTGCTTGTAGGTGAGACGGCGCAAATCGAGATCACGGAAATTCATGCGAACTATGCGAATGCAAAGATCTTAAAGCGTGACGATCGTTCACCAGACCGCGTGACACCACTTTGCCCAGTCTATAGTGTCTGTGGTGGCTGTCAATTACAACATATGAGTTACGATGGGCAATTGCGTTATAAGGAAGAGATGCTTCGCAATGCGTTCTTAAAATCAACGAAATTGAATGTCGAAAAGGCCGATATCCGTCCGACGATTGGTTCGAAGGAGTGGGGTTATCGCAATAAATCACAATTCGTCGTCGGGAAACAAGGCAATGAAATCGTTAGTGGTCTCTATTCTGCGAATTCGAATCGTCTGGTCGCAATCGATGATTGTGTCGTCCAAAATAAGGATACGCTTCGTGTCAACCAAGCTGTCACGAAATTACTCAACGATTATAAAGTACCTGTTTACCATGCAGCAAAACAAGACGGTGTCATGCGCCATATCGTCGTCCGGACAGGAATCAAAACGGGTGAAATTCAAGTCGTACTCGTTGCCTTTAAAGACGGCTTCCGTGATCTAGAGGGTTTGTCGCGCGATATCATGGACATTCCAGGTGTCGTCTCGGTCGCGCTGAACATCAATGATAAGTTGACGTCACGTGTCTTTGGAGAAGAGACGGAAGTCTTGCGAGGTGTCGAACGGATTGAAGAAGAGATGGGCGAGTTCACGTATCAACTGTCGCCACGCGCCTTCTTCCAGTTGAACCCGGAACAGGCAGAACGGATGTATGAGGAAATTGCCCGTGCTGCTGCTTTGACAGGCGAAGAACGTGTCGTTGATGCTTACGCAGGTGTCGGTTCAATCGGACTTTGGATTGCTAAGGGTGCAAAAGAAGTCCGTGGTATGGAAATCATCGAAGAAGCAGTTGAAGATGCGAATGCGCATATGAAGCAATATGGCTTTGACCATGCGCATTATGTCGTCGGTAAGGCAGAAGCATGGATTCCACGTTGGGTGAAGGAAGGCTGGATTCCAGACGTCTTCATCGTCGATCCCCCCCGTTCAGGTTGCGATACGCAGTTATTGAACGCAATGATTTCGTCTAAGGCGAAAAAAATCATCTATGTCTCGTGTAACCCGCAGACGCTTGCACGTGATTGCGATCATTTGATGAAAGCGGGATATAAGGTATCGTACATTCAACCGTATGATATGTTCCCACAAACGGCGCACGTTGAAGCGATCGTCGTGCTCGAAAAGAAGAAAAAGAAAAAGTTCTAAGCGCGAAATAAGCCCGTATGCACTCCTTGAACGAGTGAACATACGGGCTTATTTTCTGTGACTGCTCACTTACGTTTGCGAAACATAATCGAACGTGGCGTCACATTCGGAAAAACGTTCCTTCAATTGACTGACGCGGTCAGCTGGGAGTGGACCACGTTCAATCAATTGCTGGTTCAAAGCGAGGTGTTCTGGTCGAGACGTTCCGATGATGGCCGTCGTGATTCCTGGTTCGAAAACTGTAAAACGTAACGCGGTCTCAAGCCAGCTAGATTCCTCGAGTGGATAAGCCAGTTGTTGCGCTCGTTCCCAGTATGGTTCAACATATTGC contains:
- a CDS encoding isochorismate synthase, with product MAYAQQELKQCIEQAVSQANASQRPILASYSWEIEATDMRSLEQGIEERFYFATPDRSMRAIGFGIVQQLQASGTDRFLRIQSQWTNVNRDHVGHDLFAFSGFSFTELNQPDYRWSSFGDASMTIPKFLFLEQDGKTRVTIFARVEPMDQVDSILNQLALDFAKVNQPQTPTSTGVTRLRLSRDGNEAFEASFQQAMHYLETTLEKIVLAREVVYELDRPLDVAAVVAELEDTQPGSYVFCFQPNPEEAFIGATPERLVQKRGRRLETAAVAGSAPRHATDEMDEALGQSLLQDQKNRMEHGIVADSIERTLSAFSEQLDCPDTPILLKNRHIQHLYTPITARLKADVTLFQLIEKLHPTPALGGEPKQLAVDAIQEIETFERGWYGSPVGWMNGQDDGEFIVAIRSGLFTERAVILYAGCGLVEGSHFDSELAETETKLSPMLQALSHIGSIEKDDIYVD
- a CDS encoding 1,4-dihydroxy-2-naphthoate polyprenyltransferase; this encodes MNKSIAVYWRMTRPHTLTASFVPVVVGTAVVAPRVESIRLDLFVAMLIASMLIQIATNLFNEYYDYKRGLDTEESVGIGGSIVRDGFKPGTILAFALTLYGISALLGVYLCIETSWWLLVVGLISMFVGYIYTGGPLPIAYTPFGEVVAGFFMGYIIIAISAYLQIGYVPTEAIAISIPVAILIGSILLANNIRDLDNDKVNGRKTIACLVGHRRAVYVLIGFFAAAVLSLIIAVMAFEVSWFALLALLSIPLMIKTVRLFWEDLPPEQLMPGMAQTGKVNTIFGLLLAISLVIANI
- a CDS encoding PfkB family carbohydrate kinase codes for the protein MNKIAVIGKVFVDIKGTSFAPLHKDAKNVGDITFSNGGTGRNVAQNLAVLGNEVRFISTVTNDQIGVGVLDELKSYGANVDHVEMLEDHGMGMWLAVMDNEGDLQTSISKQPDAKLLEEAILRQSIYALDGVDAVAIDLDLSVTVLERLIHLCRKMELPLFGVCGHLSVIERNRHLLQGFTGFICSREEAEILSDLSIVTVEDAIHVANELAKKGAPFTVVTMSELGAVYVDRRTATSGHVGTKKVKVVDSTGAGDSFFSAVLSELTKEKPAEEALKLGMKIAAEVIASTENGLVPEMLDAIQ
- a CDS encoding NUDIX hydrolase, whose protein sequence is MPIQRSAIILRNEQDEIALIRRDKPNETYYVFPGGGKDDGESLEETAIREAHEELGVDVELNGIAAIVRFNGFDNPYFWAKAIGGRFGTGMGEEFEEEGSGYTPVWIKRSELPSLPIRPPSLAKQLAEMTEPFYKLILSENE
- a CDS encoding YihY/virulence factor BrkB family protein, producing the protein MAHSRDPKGLALNLKQRMSDHNITDYAGTLAYYWFLSIFPGIIFVISVLSFFDIDRQTLESQIRDLAPGGAVNTFTDTIFQAIKDPQGGLLSIGAILAIWSASKGVDRLITTANHAYGDFSPRGFVAARGIALLLTIVLGIGMLLLIVLNVLGGPIITYLANFVLPIDMGQKILLTVLRYVVSTILLIGILSIFYRVAPKRPITFKEAIPGAVFGVIVWQLLSVGFGFYVSNFSNYNQTYGSLGSVVILLLWLYFTGLIILLGSELNASWERFMKKADPKKMEEKRLKEQAELDSIPTNTFG
- a CDS encoding heavy metal translocating P-type ATPase, with amino-acid sequence MMTSITTDVQQRSVFRHAWDEHHELILALFSGILILVAYGLEKFNTASAVYVTLYLSAYVIGGYAKAKEGLTETYQEKTLNVELLMILAAIGAAAIGYWMEGAILIFIFALSGALETYTMNKNERALQSLMSLQPEEATRLNANGQLEVVGIEQLVIGNLVYVRPGERIPVDGVIVRGQAAIEEASITGESIPVEKQTGDTVYNSTVNMNGVLTIEMTKAADESLFQKIIHMVQNAQSEQSPSAQFIERFESRYVKIVLLVVALMMVLPHYVVGWTFETSIYRAMILLVVASPCALVASITPAALSAIAASAKNGVLFKGGAHIETLGQVDTIVFDKTGTLTTGKPVVTESRYAEGIDIRAVEQAVVSIEAQSNHPLAQAIVDHLKTDVREPSTFKDVTGYGIEATVDGVTYRIGKRAFHEGLDDPFVTIEQSLKEQGHTIVYVSNGSQIVALYALRDTIRPEAKTAIAALNDLGIATIMLTGDNPVTAAAISREAGLTDFVAECLPEDKVRYIKQYQTEGRTVAMVGDGINDAPALALAHVGIAMGEGTDAALETADVVLMKNDLGRLAYAVHKARKMNRIVKQNITLAIGVILLLIASNLSQFLIMPFAVVGHEGSTILVILNGLRLLQQDALPTLPQRVSEKRLAA
- a CDS encoding DMT family transporter, whose translation is MQKILTHRIGLVVFALLTTFLWGSAFPFIKKSYELLQITSSEYGEQLLFASYRFFLAGVLLLVVSVFVFKQTITLKNRTYAYSRLGFFLTFLQYVFFYIGLSLSTGVQGSIIAGSTSFFQMLLAHFRYEDDRLNRFKGLALFLGFTGVILANWPQGGQGVSFGLGEGLLIAAMVSGAFGNLIAKEYSARYPVAPMTGWAMVIGSIGLFIAGVVLDGHVAPFTFSTTSAWMLVYLAFLSATGFTLWNLLMKYNPVSKVSLFMFFVPIYGVSLSALILGETIPPQALLGLLFVIGGILVSTYLPVWFQKLG
- the yfkAB gene encoding radical SAM/CxCxxxxC motif protein YfkAB, producing the protein MSHSSPITIANDPWEAYRDIEQYGTVRLTNIEVTTTKLCNMRCEHCAVGYMLSSSESPEIPVELLIQRLDEIEHLRAFSITGGEPMLSMKSVKEYVVPLLKYAHERGAKTQINSNLTLPLSRYELIIPYLDVLHISHNWGTADDFIDGGFAMMERKPSREARTKLFETMKENARVLNARGVIVSAETMINKRTLPHLEAIHKEIVDMGCVRHEVHPMYPADFASMIEAASLSEIRNGIHRLLDVRDPNVWMLFGTLPFYACSMEEADLELHRRLRQEKNVSVRNDPDGRSRLNVNIFDGEIIVTDFGDELASLGTIHETSFNDAYAQWQETELNKSLSCHCPAVQCLGPNALVKNAYYPEIDFKKQTSRL
- a CDS encoding SE1561 family protein, whose amino-acid sequence is MGKARTDKLGQMNVLKSRMQLLCHTIDSLDESSDIEDLERLIVSLDQLKAKVVRYAKDMKEQEETKKAVD